A genome region from Panicum virgatum strain AP13 chromosome 4K, P.virgatum_v5, whole genome shotgun sequence includes the following:
- the LOC120704640 gene encoding sterol carrier protein 2-like isoform X2 yields MDGSSLKSAQLLDQMRLHMATDAGKELTKKVGLVYQLNIAPKKLGVDEEIFVVDLKKGEVTKGPYQGKPDATFSFTDKDFLGIATGKTNPQIAFIQGAIKIKGSISAAQKFTPDIFPKPAKL; encoded by the exons ATGGACGGCAGCAGCCTCAAGTCCGCGCAGCTCCTGGACCAGATGCGCCTGCACATGGCCACCGACGCCGGCAAGGAGCTCACCAAGAAGGTCGGCCTCGTCTACCAGCTCAACATCGCCCCCAAG AAGCTAGGCGTTGACGAGGAGATCTTCGTGGTCGACCTCAAGAAGGGCGAGGTCACCAAAG GGCCGTACCAGGGGAAGCCGGATGCTACCTTCTCCTTCACTGACAAAGATTTCCTTGGAATCGCCACTGGCAAGACCAACCCGCAGATTGCTTTCATCCA AGGGGCGATTAAAATCAAGGGGAGCATTAGCGCGGCGCAGAAGTTCACCCCTGACATCTTCCCCAAGCCAGCGAAGCTGTAG
- the LOC120704640 gene encoding uncharacterized protein LOC120704640 isoform X1: protein MDGSSLKSAQLLDQMRLHMATDAGKELTKKVGLVYQLNIAPKKLGVDEEIFVVDLKKGEGRTRGSRMLPSPSLTKISLESPLARPTRRLLSSKGRLKSRGALARRRSSPLTSSPSQRSCRRLECIIWVRMDNKVSKLQPLCT, encoded by the exons ATGGACGGCAGCAGCCTCAAGTCCGCGCAGCTCCTGGACCAGATGCGCCTGCACATGGCCACCGACGCCGGCAAGGAGCTCACCAAGAAGGTCGGCCTCGTCTACCAGCTCAACATCGCCCCCAAG AAGCTAGGCGTTGACGAGGAGATCTTCGTGGTCGACCTCAAGAAGGGCGAG GGCCGTACCAGGGGAAGCCGGATGCTACCTTCTCCTTCACTGACAAAGATTTCCTTGGAATCGCCACTGGCAAGACCAACCCGCAGATTGCTTTCATCCA AGGGGCGATTAAAATCAAGGGGAGCATTAGCGCGGCGCAGAAGTTCACCCCTGACATCTTCCCCAAGCCAGCGAAGCTGTAGAAGGTTAGAATGCATTATTTGGGTGCGGATGGATAATAAAGTTTCCAAGCTTCAACCACTATGTACCTGA